A single genomic interval of Osmerus eperlanus chromosome 14, fOsmEpe2.1, whole genome shotgun sequence harbors:
- the LOC134033218 gene encoding stromal interaction molecule 2-like isoform X3 → MMPTSQALLFILRLVLFVGAHTIASVYSDNHYRFPYPDEEAMFDAEDPCVVVTPPCMSESDRYSLEALRNIHREMDDDKDGGIEVEESVEFIIEDMKQQQTNKHSNLHREDQHITVEELWRSWKSSEVHNWTQDDVLSWLRDFVELPQYQKNFKEFRVDGNTLPRIAANEPSFLSGQLKIFDQRDKQKLNIKALDVVLFGPITRPPHNWLKDLLLMVSVMMGVGGCWFSRVQNKSSKIHISRMMRDLESLQSAELNLSELQEQLERAQEEKRNVAEEKQTLEEKMRDEIMGAQEEAHRLYELREGAVSELSRLRYAEEELEQVRGALKRAEKDMLSSWTVPEALQLWLQLTHEVEVQYYNVKKHRAELQLAIAKEEAEKIKKKRSSVLGTLHVAHSSCLDQVDQKIMEAKNSLSDVTACLRERLVRWQNIERLCGFTIIRNTGLASLTATLYVDANLVRSRVPVQNYSCHSSVEDLPEDSSPIQPQIPESLRKCSPMQTS, encoded by the exons ATGATGCCCACATCCCAGGCTCTGCTCTTTATCCTCCGCTTAGTGCTCTTTGTGGGCGCGCACACCATTGCAAGCGTTTACAGTGATAACCACTACCGATTCCCCTACCCCGATGAAGAAGCAATGTTTGACGCTGAAG ACCCGTGTGTGGTGGTGACTCCTCCCTGTATGAGCGAGTCTGACCGCTACAGTCTGGAAGCCCTAAGGAACATCCACAGGGAGATGGACGACGACAAGGACGGAGGGATcgaggtggaggagagtgtgGAG TTCATCATAGAGGACATGAAACAGCAGCAGACCAATAAACACAGTAACCTCCACAGAGAGGATCAGCACATCACTGTAGAGGAGCTGTGGAGAAGCTGGAAGTCCTCagaag TGCATAACTGGACTCAAGACGATGTTCTAAGTTGGCTCAGGGACTTTGTGGAGCTGCCTCAGTACCAGAAGAACTTCAAAGAGTTCAGGGTTGACGGGAACACCCTCCCCAG GATTGCAGCAAATGAGCCATCATTCCTGAGCGGTCAGCTGAAGATCTTTgaccagagagacaaacagaaactCAATATCAAAGCTCTGGACGTTGTGCTGTTTGGACCAATTACAC GGCCACCCCATAACTGGCTGAAGGACCTGCTGCTGATGGTGTCAGTGATGATGGGAGTGGGTGGCTGCTGGTTTTCCCGGGTCCAGAACAAATCCAGCAAGATACACATCTCCAGAATGATGAGAGACCTGGAGAGTCTGCAGAGTGCTGAGCTCAACCTCAGCGAACTGCAGGAACA ATTGGAGCGGGcccaggaggagaagaggaatgtggcggaggagaagcagaccctggaggagaagatgagagatgagatcatGGGGGCGCAAGAGGAGGCGCACCGCCTCTATGAGCTGAGAGAGGGCGCTGTCAGCGAACTAAGCCGTCTGAGATATGCAGAAGAAGAGCTAGAACAG gtgcggGGAGCATTGAAGAGGGCAGAGAAGGACATGCTGTCCAGTTGGACGGTTCCTGAGGCCCTACAGCTGTGGCTGCAGCTCACCCACGAGGTGGAGGTCCAGTACTACAATGTCAAGAAGCACAGAGCAGAGCTCCAGCTGGCCATTGctaaggaggag GCAGAAAAGATCAAAAAGAAGAGGAGTTCAGTTCTGGGGACTCTTCATGTTGCTCACAGCTCCTGTCTGGACCAGGTGGACCAAAAGATAATGGAGGCTAA GAACTCCTTGTCAGATGTGACGGCCTGTCTTCGAGAACGCCTGGTCCGCTGGCAGAACATCGAGCGTCTGTGTGGCTTCACCATCATAAGGAACACCGGCCTGGCCAGCCTCACTGCCACACTCTATGTCGATGCCAACTTGGTTAGGTCCCGGGTGCCTGTGCAGAACTACTCCTGCCATAGCTCTGTGGAGGACCTGCCGGAAGACTCTTCACCCATCCAACCTCAGATACCTG AGAGCCTCAGGAAATGTTCACCGATGCAGACTTCATGA
- the LOC134033218 gene encoding stromal interaction molecule 2-like isoform X1 has protein sequence MMPTSQALLFILRLVLFVGAHTIASVYSDNHYRFPYPDEEAMFDAEDPCVVVTPPCMSESDRYSLEALRNIHREMDDDKDGGIEVEESVEFIIEDMKQQQTNKHSNLHREDQHITVEELWRSWKSSEVHNWTQDDVLSWLRDFVELPQYQKNFKEFRVDGNTLPRIAANEPSFLSGQLKIFDQRDKQKLNIKALDVVLFGPITRPPHNWLKDLLLMVSVMMGVGGCWFSRVQNKSSKIHISRMMRDLESLQSAELNLSELQEQLERAQEEKRNVAEEKQTLEEKMRDEIMGAQEEAHRLYELREGAVSELSRLRYAEEELEQVRGALKRAEKDMLSSWTVPEALQLWLQLTHEVEVQYYNVKKHRAELQLAIAKEEAEKIKKKRSSVLGTLHVAHSSCLDQVDQKIMEAKNSLSDVTACLRERLVRWQNIERLCGFTIIRNTGLASLTATLYVDANLVRSRVPVQNYSCHSSVEDLPEDSSPIQPQIPVPPIKRSPRSLSSTVCRSRRPGLIAQTSSMMSSDPDLLLASHAPLPCFEEEEATKLIRSQLRQEPQEMFTDADFMTSPPVGRIFPSAAVDSAPRKIYRDEADMFDDDPVRNTSREEPEPSVEPPICMSPREEVGAAVGKMPRDKMDATADTASLRMPKDKWEPSVDIISKKTFRDAFEVSVDSTNRKMLREEREASTKIGGRKFSRESMGGSMDSWLQQEECSFDGPFRMISRESIGVSMDTGFRKLIRDKDGSSDSTMRVMAKDKMVDPISIPIRKTSREELEFSTESLSRKMLPRDKMEILIDTSSRLLSREMPDFSMDSSAARKISRDELDMPASLNRRRIPRDMIDSSVDTSSGKISRDRVDVVLEMPKRRISREEFVVQESGSSSGRMAQPDLTLNSVSSWKPPFEPLSRLVYDGILEKCVSTPTTTTPTGADELIATAPMLTESLKAGEEDLTPLGVAATPHNPSPSGRGEKPKEKSKRTSKLKNLFKKKKDSASDRPPQGGLQKL, from the exons ATGATGCCCACATCCCAGGCTCTGCTCTTTATCCTCCGCTTAGTGCTCTTTGTGGGCGCGCACACCATTGCAAGCGTTTACAGTGATAACCACTACCGATTCCCCTACCCCGATGAAGAAGCAATGTTTGACGCTGAAG ACCCGTGTGTGGTGGTGACTCCTCCCTGTATGAGCGAGTCTGACCGCTACAGTCTGGAAGCCCTAAGGAACATCCACAGGGAGATGGACGACGACAAGGACGGAGGGATcgaggtggaggagagtgtgGAG TTCATCATAGAGGACATGAAACAGCAGCAGACCAATAAACACAGTAACCTCCACAGAGAGGATCAGCACATCACTGTAGAGGAGCTGTGGAGAAGCTGGAAGTCCTCagaag TGCATAACTGGACTCAAGACGATGTTCTAAGTTGGCTCAGGGACTTTGTGGAGCTGCCTCAGTACCAGAAGAACTTCAAAGAGTTCAGGGTTGACGGGAACACCCTCCCCAG GATTGCAGCAAATGAGCCATCATTCCTGAGCGGTCAGCTGAAGATCTTTgaccagagagacaaacagaaactCAATATCAAAGCTCTGGACGTTGTGCTGTTTGGACCAATTACAC GGCCACCCCATAACTGGCTGAAGGACCTGCTGCTGATGGTGTCAGTGATGATGGGAGTGGGTGGCTGCTGGTTTTCCCGGGTCCAGAACAAATCCAGCAAGATACACATCTCCAGAATGATGAGAGACCTGGAGAGTCTGCAGAGTGCTGAGCTCAACCTCAGCGAACTGCAGGAACA ATTGGAGCGGGcccaggaggagaagaggaatgtggcggaggagaagcagaccctggaggagaagatgagagatgagatcatGGGGGCGCAAGAGGAGGCGCACCGCCTCTATGAGCTGAGAGAGGGCGCTGTCAGCGAACTAAGCCGTCTGAGATATGCAGAAGAAGAGCTAGAACAG gtgcggGGAGCATTGAAGAGGGCAGAGAAGGACATGCTGTCCAGTTGGACGGTTCCTGAGGCCCTACAGCTGTGGCTGCAGCTCACCCACGAGGTGGAGGTCCAGTACTACAATGTCAAGAAGCACAGAGCAGAGCTCCAGCTGGCCATTGctaaggaggag GCAGAAAAGATCAAAAAGAAGAGGAGTTCAGTTCTGGGGACTCTTCATGTTGCTCACAGCTCCTGTCTGGACCAGGTGGACCAAAAGATAATGGAGGCTAA GAACTCCTTGTCAGATGTGACGGCCTGTCTTCGAGAACGCCTGGTCCGCTGGCAGAACATCGAGCGTCTGTGTGGCTTCACCATCATAAGGAACACCGGCCTGGCCAGCCTCACTGCCACACTCTATGTCGATGCCAACTTGGTTAGGTCCCGGGTGCCTGTGCAGAACTACTCCTGCCATAGCTCTGTGGAGGACCTGCCGGAAGACTCTTCACCCATCCAACCTCAGATACCTG TTCCTCCAATCAAACGCTCCCCTCGGAGCCTCAGCTCCACTGTGTGTCGGTCTCGTCGCCCTGGCCTCATTGCCCAGACCTCCTCCATGATGTCCTCCGACCCTGACCTACTACTGGCCAGTCATGCCCCGCTCCCCTgctttgaggaggaggaggccactaAACTGATAAGGTCTCAGCTGAGACA AGAGCCTCAGGAAATGTTCACCGATGCAGACTTCATGACGTCGCCCCCTGTTGGCAGGATTTTCCCCAGTGCCGCTGTTGATTCCGCCCCTCGCAAGATCTACCGTGATGAGGCAGATATGTTTGATGACGACCCTGTGAGGAACACCTCCAGAGAGGAACCGGAACCTTCAGTGGAACCTCCCATCTGCATGTCCCCCAGAGAAGAGGTTGGAGCCGCCGTCGGAAAGATGCCGAGAGACAAGATGGACGCCACAGCAGACACGGCCTCACTGAGGATGCCCAAGGACAAGTGGGAGCCCTCCGTAGACATCATTTCCAAGAAGACCTTTAGAGATGCATTTGAGGTTTCTGTGGACTCCACCAACAGAAAGATGCTCAGAGAAGAACGAGAAGCTTCTACCAAAATAGGGGGCAGGAAGTTCTCAAGGGAGTCCATGGGGGGATCCATGGACAGCTGGTTGCAGCAGGAGGAGTGTTCATTCGATGGCCCCTTCAGAATGATTTCCAGAGAATCTATTGGGGTGTCCATGGACACAGGTTTTAGGAAGTTAATAAGGGACAAAGATGGGTCTTCAGATTCCACCATGAGAGTAATGGCCAAGGACAAAATGGTGGACCCTATCAGTATCCCGATTAGAAAGACTTCCAGGGAGGAACTTGAGTTCTCAACTGAGTCACTTTCAAGGAAAATGCTTCCAAGGGACAAGATGGAAATTCTCATAGACACGTCTTCTCGTTTGTTGTCCAGAGAGATGCCAGACTTCTCTATGGACTCCTCTGCTGCTAGGAAGATCTCTAGAGATGAACTTGACATGCCTGCAAGCTTAAAtcggaggaggattcccagagACATGATTGACAGCTCTGTAGACACGTCTTCTGGGAAGATCTCCAGGGACAGGGTGGACGTTGTCCTGGAAATGCCCAAACGAAGGATATCAAGGGAGGAGTTTGTGGTTCAGGAGTCAGGCTCCTCGTCTGGGCGGATGGCACAGCCTGACCTTACCTTAAACTCTGTGTCATCATGGAAACCACCCTTCGAACCTTTGAGCCGGCTTGTATATGATGGGATCCTGGAGAAATGCGTTTCCACGCCAACCACTACAACCCCAACCGGCGCAGATGAGCTTATTGCCACGGCCCCAATGTTGACCGAAAGCCTgaaagcaggagaggaagacctGACACCACTAGGTGTGGCTGCCACCCCTCACAACCCCTCTCcctcagggaggggggagaagcctAAGGAGAAGAGTAAGAGGACGTCCAAACTGAAAAATTTGttcaagaagaagaaggattctGCCTCTGACCGGCCACCACAAGGAGGCCTTCAGAAACTCTGA
- the LOC134033218 gene encoding stromal interaction molecule 2-like isoform X2 has protein sequence MMPTSQALLFILRLVLFVGAHTIASVYSDNHYRFPYPDEEAMFDAEDPCVVVTPPCMSESDRYSLEALRNIHREMDDDKDGGIEVEESVEFIIEDMKQQQTNKHSNLHREDQHITVEELWRSWKSSEVHNWTQDDVLSWLRDFVELPQYQKNFKEFRVDGNTLPRIAANEPSFLSGQLKIFDQRDKQKLNIKALDVVLFGPITRPPHNWLKDLLLMVSVMMGVGGCWFSRVQNKSSKIHISRMMRDLESLQSAELNLSELQEQLERAQEEKRNVAEEKQTLEEKMRDEIMGAQEEAHRLYELREGAVSELSRLRYAEEELEQVRGALKRAEKDMLSSWTVPEALQLWLQLTHEVEVQYYNVKKHRAELQLAIAKEEAEKIKKKRSSVLGTLHVAHSSCLDQVDQKIMEAKNSLSDVTACLRERLVRWQNIERLCGFTIIRNTGLASLTATLYVDANLVRSRVPVQNYSCHSSVEDLPEDSSPIQPQIPVPPIKRSPRSLSSTVCRSRRPGLIAQTSSMMSSDPDLLLASHAPLPCFEEEEATKLIREPQEMFTDADFMTSPPVGRIFPSAAVDSAPRKIYRDEADMFDDDPVRNTSREEPEPSVEPPICMSPREEVGAAVGKMPRDKMDATADTASLRMPKDKWEPSVDIISKKTFRDAFEVSVDSTNRKMLREEREASTKIGGRKFSRESMGGSMDSWLQQEECSFDGPFRMISRESIGVSMDTGFRKLIRDKDGSSDSTMRVMAKDKMVDPISIPIRKTSREELEFSTESLSRKMLPRDKMEILIDTSSRLLSREMPDFSMDSSAARKISRDELDMPASLNRRRIPRDMIDSSVDTSSGKISRDRVDVVLEMPKRRISREEFVVQESGSSSGRMAQPDLTLNSVSSWKPPFEPLSRLVYDGILEKCVSTPTTTTPTGADELIATAPMLTESLKAGEEDLTPLGVAATPHNPSPSGRGEKPKEKSKRTSKLKNLFKKKKDSASDRPPQGGLQKL, from the exons ATGATGCCCACATCCCAGGCTCTGCTCTTTATCCTCCGCTTAGTGCTCTTTGTGGGCGCGCACACCATTGCAAGCGTTTACAGTGATAACCACTACCGATTCCCCTACCCCGATGAAGAAGCAATGTTTGACGCTGAAG ACCCGTGTGTGGTGGTGACTCCTCCCTGTATGAGCGAGTCTGACCGCTACAGTCTGGAAGCCCTAAGGAACATCCACAGGGAGATGGACGACGACAAGGACGGAGGGATcgaggtggaggagagtgtgGAG TTCATCATAGAGGACATGAAACAGCAGCAGACCAATAAACACAGTAACCTCCACAGAGAGGATCAGCACATCACTGTAGAGGAGCTGTGGAGAAGCTGGAAGTCCTCagaag TGCATAACTGGACTCAAGACGATGTTCTAAGTTGGCTCAGGGACTTTGTGGAGCTGCCTCAGTACCAGAAGAACTTCAAAGAGTTCAGGGTTGACGGGAACACCCTCCCCAG GATTGCAGCAAATGAGCCATCATTCCTGAGCGGTCAGCTGAAGATCTTTgaccagagagacaaacagaaactCAATATCAAAGCTCTGGACGTTGTGCTGTTTGGACCAATTACAC GGCCACCCCATAACTGGCTGAAGGACCTGCTGCTGATGGTGTCAGTGATGATGGGAGTGGGTGGCTGCTGGTTTTCCCGGGTCCAGAACAAATCCAGCAAGATACACATCTCCAGAATGATGAGAGACCTGGAGAGTCTGCAGAGTGCTGAGCTCAACCTCAGCGAACTGCAGGAACA ATTGGAGCGGGcccaggaggagaagaggaatgtggcggaggagaagcagaccctggaggagaagatgagagatgagatcatGGGGGCGCAAGAGGAGGCGCACCGCCTCTATGAGCTGAGAGAGGGCGCTGTCAGCGAACTAAGCCGTCTGAGATATGCAGAAGAAGAGCTAGAACAG gtgcggGGAGCATTGAAGAGGGCAGAGAAGGACATGCTGTCCAGTTGGACGGTTCCTGAGGCCCTACAGCTGTGGCTGCAGCTCACCCACGAGGTGGAGGTCCAGTACTACAATGTCAAGAAGCACAGAGCAGAGCTCCAGCTGGCCATTGctaaggaggag GCAGAAAAGATCAAAAAGAAGAGGAGTTCAGTTCTGGGGACTCTTCATGTTGCTCACAGCTCCTGTCTGGACCAGGTGGACCAAAAGATAATGGAGGCTAA GAACTCCTTGTCAGATGTGACGGCCTGTCTTCGAGAACGCCTGGTCCGCTGGCAGAACATCGAGCGTCTGTGTGGCTTCACCATCATAAGGAACACCGGCCTGGCCAGCCTCACTGCCACACTCTATGTCGATGCCAACTTGGTTAGGTCCCGGGTGCCTGTGCAGAACTACTCCTGCCATAGCTCTGTGGAGGACCTGCCGGAAGACTCTTCACCCATCCAACCTCAGATACCTG TTCCTCCAATCAAACGCTCCCCTCGGAGCCTCAGCTCCACTGTGTGTCGGTCTCGTCGCCCTGGCCTCATTGCCCAGACCTCCTCCATGATGTCCTCCGACCCTGACCTACTACTGGCCAGTCATGCCCCGCTCCCCTgctttgaggaggaggaggccactaAACTGATAAG AGAGCCTCAGGAAATGTTCACCGATGCAGACTTCATGACGTCGCCCCCTGTTGGCAGGATTTTCCCCAGTGCCGCTGTTGATTCCGCCCCTCGCAAGATCTACCGTGATGAGGCAGATATGTTTGATGACGACCCTGTGAGGAACACCTCCAGAGAGGAACCGGAACCTTCAGTGGAACCTCCCATCTGCATGTCCCCCAGAGAAGAGGTTGGAGCCGCCGTCGGAAAGATGCCGAGAGACAAGATGGACGCCACAGCAGACACGGCCTCACTGAGGATGCCCAAGGACAAGTGGGAGCCCTCCGTAGACATCATTTCCAAGAAGACCTTTAGAGATGCATTTGAGGTTTCTGTGGACTCCACCAACAGAAAGATGCTCAGAGAAGAACGAGAAGCTTCTACCAAAATAGGGGGCAGGAAGTTCTCAAGGGAGTCCATGGGGGGATCCATGGACAGCTGGTTGCAGCAGGAGGAGTGTTCATTCGATGGCCCCTTCAGAATGATTTCCAGAGAATCTATTGGGGTGTCCATGGACACAGGTTTTAGGAAGTTAATAAGGGACAAAGATGGGTCTTCAGATTCCACCATGAGAGTAATGGCCAAGGACAAAATGGTGGACCCTATCAGTATCCCGATTAGAAAGACTTCCAGGGAGGAACTTGAGTTCTCAACTGAGTCACTTTCAAGGAAAATGCTTCCAAGGGACAAGATGGAAATTCTCATAGACACGTCTTCTCGTTTGTTGTCCAGAGAGATGCCAGACTTCTCTATGGACTCCTCTGCTGCTAGGAAGATCTCTAGAGATGAACTTGACATGCCTGCAAGCTTAAAtcggaggaggattcccagagACATGATTGACAGCTCTGTAGACACGTCTTCTGGGAAGATCTCCAGGGACAGGGTGGACGTTGTCCTGGAAATGCCCAAACGAAGGATATCAAGGGAGGAGTTTGTGGTTCAGGAGTCAGGCTCCTCGTCTGGGCGGATGGCACAGCCTGACCTTACCTTAAACTCTGTGTCATCATGGAAACCACCCTTCGAACCTTTGAGCCGGCTTGTATATGATGGGATCCTGGAGAAATGCGTTTCCACGCCAACCACTACAACCCCAACCGGCGCAGATGAGCTTATTGCCACGGCCCCAATGTTGACCGAAAGCCTgaaagcaggagaggaagacctGACACCACTAGGTGTGGCTGCCACCCCTCACAACCCCTCTCcctcagggaggggggagaagcctAAGGAGAAGAGTAAGAGGACGTCCAAACTGAAAAATTTGttcaagaagaagaaggattctGCCTCTGACCGGCCACCACAAGGAGGCCTTCAGAAACTCTGA